The nucleotide window AATCAAAGACTTGACACCTAAGGTCTTTCATATGGTTGTTTTCATTAAGGATGTCTTGGAATACTGAGAGTCTCTTTTCTTttaagttatatatattttttttgttatcgaTACAGactttatgttataattttatgcAGAAATAAAGTTCATTAGATTTTATTCGTATAACCATTTATGTATTATTTGTGCAAATATTGAATTTGCAAACTTCATTTAATCCCATTAAAGTTTTTGTTGGACCCGTTGAAAATAGACATGCTTTAGAAATCACATTACATGAAACTTGCATGCAACTCTTCAGTATCAATTTATGTCATTAAGTGCATTGATATGGTGGTTGTTGGGGTTTCGTCACGTTATACATCAGTGACGACAGCAACGGTGGTCAAATTATTAATGTTTGAGGTGAAACAGATTGTAAAGGAgaaatataaagataaataacatcACCTAAATAATTTTGATGTAATTATTAAGATATGTAGCCCAAGTGAGagattgttaaaatattttattatttcattatattCCAATGTCATTGTtagaacatttttttatttaattatattccaATGTCATTATGTAGACAAAAaactttataataattatattagttatttatcaatttgGAGCCCTAATTGATTAAtgatcaaattaaacaataagACTAATTAAATTTCTAGTtagataataaataaattaagtaattaataTGGGCTCAATATGGATAGATGTCTAGAAGATCCATTAAAGAAATAATGGGAAACACTAGTTGGCCCTCACACAATAAGACGATATGGTCTCCAATATCATACACTGCACACTCTCTCTTCTCACCATCTAATGGATAAATGTAtcggttgaggaagaaccaaatcaacCGTCACTAATCCTAAGTTGTGTGTTTCAGATCACTGCATCTCATTTTGTTTCAGATCGTTGATTTTATTAATAAGTTACAAAAGGTTTATATACAAGTAAGTATTTCCAATACTTAATTCTTAGTATCTTGATAAATCCAACATGTTGCATATCCTAGTTTATATGCATGCCCATGTGtttattttgcaaaagttttAATCTTATAGAGCCATGcattgttttgatgatttattaattttgttttattaaatctTATTTAGCATATTGCttttgatgatttattaaattaattccaacaatttatttatacacaaaaaaatattatatagtaATATAACccttatttttcctttattgtATAGATAGATTAGCTTCACCGAGTAGTACCCTCAACAAccttaatttagtttttttttttttttttttataatggcATGGCCCTCTTTGAGATGGGACCCCTGTCTAGAATGTCTCACTAAATTCCATCTCTTTCTATGTTCCATTTTCCAAATCCAAATATCTTTCTTTACTTATTTTTCCAAATATCTTTTTCTAAATTCCAACTACTTTTTCCCACCGAGTTTCCGTACTCGTTAGTTAGACTTGTAGTAgtacttattattttttatttcttttccttttatattatCCAACAACCGTTATTAAACGCGGTCCAATCCTTCCCCAATAAAACCAATCATTACTATAACTCTTTTTCCAAATTCACCTCTCTTCCTTCTTTGCTTTCTCAAATTTGAGTCTTAAATCACTTATTCTAGAAAATTCCTCTTTCATAATGCGTTTTGCAACAAGATATAAAGGTTCTTCAATTGTGAATCTACGTGCCACCCAAGTCCACTCTATGGAATATTCAAGCATAGATAAAGAGcttaatttgtttcaaaaacATGTATCTGATAGGTTCAATGAACTATCATCTATTTCAAATGATAATTTGTTATCTCTTTCTTGGGTTAGTAAGCTTCTTGACACATTCCTTTGTTGCCAAGAGGAATTCAAGATGATTCTACACAACAATAGATCAATGGTTTGTAAACCTCCGTTGGATCGATTGgtgaatgatttttatgagaGGAGTGTCAAGGCATTGGATGTATGCAATGCTATTAGAGACGGTGTTGAACAAATTCGACAATGGGAAAAATCGTTAGAGATTGTTCTTTGTGCATTGGATCATAAAAGAATCATTGGGGAAGGCCAATTTCGTCGCGCTAAGAAAGCTCTTGTTGATTTAGAAATTGGTAAGATTGATGCTAGTAGTAAAGATTCTAATAATGTTTCTTCCTTTGGTAATAGAAATAGATCATTTGGTAGAAACATTGTTAGTAAAGATAAAGATTCATCACAAGTTGGTCATTTTAGATCACTTTCTTGGAGTGTATCAAGGAATTGGTCAGCTGCAAAACAACTACAAGCACTAGGGACCAATCTTTGTTTTCCAAAGAGTAATGAACTTGTTGCTACAAATGGTCTTGCATTGGCTATTTATACAATGagttcaattttgttgtttacaATGTGGTCACTTGTGGCTGCAATTCCTTGTCAAGAAAGGGGCTTACATCTCAACTTTTCGGTTCCACGGCAGCTTCCATGGGCGTCTCCAGTGATGTCATTGCACGAGCGGATTTTGGAGAAGTCGAAGAAGAGGGAGAGGAAGAATTGTTGCGGACTTTTGAAGGAGATTCAGGAGATTGAGAAGTGTGCTAGGGGGATGAATGAATTGGCTGATTCTTTGGAATTTCCTTTgagtgaagagaaagaagaggaaGTTAGGGTTAATGTTGAAGATGTGGTGAATGTTTGTGAAGGTTTGAAAGATGGATTGGATCCTTTGGAAAGACAAGTTAGAGAAGTATTTCATAGAATTGTTCGTGGTAGAATGGAAGGGCTTGATTCTGTTtcttaaaagtaattaaaacaTTAGATTTAGATGCCATAAACTTGATGGAACAACCATAAAAGATATAGGTATATGTAAAaggatggtttttttttttttttttattattcttttttatccATTTAACATACATAAAATGTATAGagtttgtaaccaaaaaaaaaatgtgtatagaGTTTAGGTTTTGAATTAGGCTTCGTGGTCTATACTCTTTGAATTAGATTTTGAATTATAGCTAATTCTGTTTATTAATATACTATATATCATATGCATTAGTTTTCCTAATTTAacatgtcaatttttattttgtttagtcaACTATAATACATATGAGTTATTTGAAACCAATAAAATCTCTAACAAAAGTTTAGCAATGAAAGATTTTGAGTAAATCTCTTTAGTATTATGCATTTTGATATTTAGAGATTATTCTAAAGATATCATTCAGATCACGCGAAATAGTTATATCAAtaaagtagaaaataaatttacataaaagataataaataatgGATAATCTCAATCAGCATAAGAGACTATTTAGTCTACAATAATGGCCattagaaaatttataaattctgGAAATCAAAGATTTTTCTATGCTTCGGCTATAGAAATATTGTGTGTAAATAGGGATGGCAAAGAGGACCGCCACACCGTCTAAACCTGCTTAAAATAGGATAAGACAAGTTGAGTCAAATTAGGTGATCGAGTCCAAAATCTTACCCCACCTTAATTAATGGCGGACAAATGAGTTGGCGGGCCGACCCGCCAAacaaaaaactttgttttttacagagcaaaaaacaattttattaatgCATATTTTTTACAACTTAATTGTTACAAAagaattatgttgtttttatcgttaaaaaaatataaaagaatagacatCGACCAAACTTATggtaaaaataagataattaaaaaattatcgaTCTCAACATCATACTTAatatcaaaataagaaaaatccacaacataaaataaatcccCGTGCCCATCCCGTTTTTCCAACAAGTCAAACTGGGCACACCACCTATTGGAAACGAGTTCAAAATTATACTTGACCGCCGCCAACCCTATGTTGTATGTTTCTGACCACCTAATCTCTCTTTGTTACGAAAGGTTATATCCAATTATTCATAATACCCAATTTTTAATATCTTGATAAATTAAACATGTCACAAATCTTAATTTATATTCATGACCGTTTGTTTATTTCACAAAAGTTTTAATCTTTATAGAAACATGTattgttttttatgatttattatttattttttattacaactctatatactacctccgtccctaattacaaagcccttttgaaaaaataacgggaattaagatagtggatatttgtattaaatatgtttgtaatgactattgtttttacaattttatcctttaagaaagagggttgacttatgttttcaacattctatttattgcttattgaagaaaaagatgtataataaataggggcatgtatgtaaagaaataattaacgtagttggaaatagaaaatGAGTTTTATAAAAAGCGACAAAAAATTttctcaaaaggatcttataattaaggacggaggtagtaacatttttgtttttgaaggacGCTTTATATAGCATGTATTgtttttgatttgatgatttattaaattaaattccacAATTTgtttatagacaaaaaaaatattactccctctgtttcaaaatgaacgtcgtttaagatttttacacacatattaagaaatgcattaattaaaagaaagagagatgttattttaccaaattatcttaATCAACTAtcggtttgtttttcattaaagaaaaaatactttgaaagtagtgtatatagtattaattgaacggtaaaattaaaaaaaaaatatattattattgtattgaaaactgaacgtgacatttattttattttaaaacaatttttattttatttttaaaaggacacttatattaaaacaaaagGAGTATATAActcttattttttctttcttgtaccGAGTACCATCAAcaactttaatttaattatttttttaaggatgactTGACCCTCTTTGTGATGGGTACCCTGTCTAGAATCTCACTAAATTCCATCTCTTTCTAAGTTCCGATTTCCAATTATCTTTCTCTAAATTCTAACTACTTTTTCCCACCTAGTTTCGGTACCCGTTAGTTCTACTTTTTACaactacttattttttttatttcttatctttttaaattatcCAACAACCATTAATAAACGCGGTCCAATCTTCCCCAATAAAAGCAATCATTATTATAACTCTTTTTTCCAAATTAACCTCTATTCCTTCTTTGCTTTCTTACTTTTTCCTTTCTATTCAATCCATTCCCCAAATTTGAGTCTTAAATCACTTATTCTAGAAAATTTCTCTTTGAGAATGCGTTTTGCAACAAAATATAAAGGTTCTTCAATTCTAAATCTACATGCCACTCAAGTTCACTCAATGGAAAATTCAACCTTAGATAAAGAGCTTAGCTTGTTTCAAAAACATGTAACTGATAGGTTCAATGAGCTATCTTTAGTTTCAAATGATAATTTGTTATCTCTTTCTTGGGTTAGTAAGCTTCTTGACACATTCCTTTGTTGCCAAGAGGAATTCAAGATGATTCTACACAACCATAGATCAATGGTTTGTAAACCTCCGTTGGATCGATTGgtgaatgatttttatgagaGGAGTGTCAAGGCATTGGAAGTATGCAATGCTATTAGAGACGGTGTTGAACAAATTCGACAATGGGAAAAATCGTTAGAGATTGTTCTTTGTGCATTGGATCATAAAAGAATCATTGGGGAAGGCCAATTTCGGCGCGCTAAGAAAGCTCTTGTTGATTTAGAAATTGGTATGATTGATGCTAGTAGTAAAGATTCTAATAATGTTTCTTCCTTTGGTAATAGAAATAGATCATTTGGTAGAAACAATGTTAATGGAGATAAAGGGTCATCTCAAGTTGGCATTTTAGATCACTTTCTTGGAGTGTATCAAGGAATTGGTCAGCTGCAAAACAACTACAAGCAATAGGGACCCATCTTTGTTTTCCTAAGAGTAATGAACTTGTTGCTACAAATGGTCTTGCATCGACTATTTATACAATGagttcaattttgttgtttacaATGTGGTCACTTGTGGCTGCATTTCCTTGTCAAGATAGGGAATTGAATCTAAATTTTTCGGTTCCACGGCAACTTCAATGGGCGGCTCCGGTGATATCATTGCACGTGCGGATGTTGGGGAAGTCGAAGAAGAGGGAGATGAAGAGTTGTTGCGGACTTTTGAGGGAGATTCAGGAGATTGAGAAGTGTGCTAGGGGGATGAATGAATTGGCTGATTCTGTGGAATTTCCTTTgagtgaagagaaagaagaggaaCTTAGGGTTAAAGTTGCAGATGTGGTGATTGTTTGTGAAAGTTTGAAAGATGGATTGGATCCTTTCGTAATACAAGTCAGAGAAGTGTTTCATAGAATTGTTCGTGGTAGAATGGAAGGGCTTGATTGTCTTTGCTTGAGAGTAATAAAAACATTAGATTTAGATGCCATAATCTTGATGGAATAACCATAAAAGATATagttatgtaaaaaaaaaccttaacaTACATAAATTGTATAGAGTttgtaacccaaaaaaaaaaaaaataggtataGAGTTTAGGTTTGGAATTAGGCCTTCGTGGTCTATGATCTTTGATTTTGTCCCTTAGTTTATTGTCTCATGATCTTGGTTACTGGATAATCAATTTTCTATGTGCATTTGTTAATATTCAGTTTCTTACGTGTAGTTTTATTTATGCATCTTAATAGCATATCCATATTTTATGTGGGGTTGAGACATGATTTATACTAGAAGCAATTACATTAACCTCCCTcccatatattttttaaagtgggACGAGCAACATTCAAGCTGGGTTCCGTTTGGTTCGAgcgttttggaggggaggggaggagagatttttaatttcaagtgtttggttcaacttttagaaagggaggggaggggagagaGGATGTGAGCAAATTTTATTGCATCGCCAATCAGTAGTTCAAATAGGAGAGATTCAATTACATAACAGGGGGTACAACTGAgttaaccaaaataaaaactaaagagAAATTGTCCaaataacaatataaaaactacaaaataaaGGTGTTGAAACAAAATAAGGCGGAacataaaagtgagttgaaccaTCAGTAGTTCACTCAACCCATCTGATCACGGTCAATCCAACTATTGGGGTTGCCGGTATCCATCTGTTCAGTTCCATGTAGGACTCCTCACCAAAATGTGACCTAGACCTAGCCTCATCTGCATTAAAATCCTTGGAGATCTCCCACTCTGCACAACGTGAGAAGCAACTCTTCCCACTGCTCGTCAGTCCAATCCTTGCCCTCATCCTTCCGCCTCTGAACATTGTAACAACTCGATTTTtagttagatttattttaattattttaattatgtgtttatatgtgtttgtgtgtgattatccatcattgggtgcattttcatgggtttccatgttagaagggtattttagtcattttggacttaggggtattttggtcattttgtaaGGACagataaaattataagttttggcgAGAGTTACTCTTAGTggttagtgagaatagttattttactaagttactagggtaaaactaagattttaccatttagtgaccgttagtgacatttcaCCATTATTAGTGAATTACCGGTTAGAGTGTTGAAACATTTGAggtgtgaatagaaatgggttaagtccattaagttGAGAGTTATGCCCAATTGTGAGACACACTATAACATACTCTTATGAGAAATTTTCACACACTTCCATTACACTAAGATATTTtggagagaatagagagagaaagtgggaacaagaggagaaaagggttagagagaagaggacttgaagaatcaaggacTTGGGgagagctaggagcaaaatttaagcctaagctagggagattaacctactaaggtaagggggttagaatttatcataatcacttattgtaattttcaattatgtttgtatgaaaagtgctaaattgggtgaattgattaattgttcataagtgatgaaattcgtgctttaattatgatgacatgtttagatgtatgaagttatgaatgattgaattgttgttagttgaattgTATGTTGAAGTATGAAAAATGGGTATGAGTTGgaaatatgctcaattggtgaattatgcattgttgttgatgaattgtgataagtttcaagATCAATTGTTGTTGCTGATGTtaagtcatgttgttgatgataattcgtGGCTTGGGTTGCATGATTCTTGATTTTGTTAtggagaaatgagatgttgttggtgttttgatgaaaattgtgaattggttcatttgtcaagtgttttcaagtttgattgagtcttggtgagtctttttagtcatattgacctataaacatgtccTGGAAACACCTTTTGGcaatcaaaattggggatttggAGTGAAAAGGGGTTcaaacccgtaacattttctgcaaacctgtgaaggttcgcttagaggttcgcttaagcgacctggtaagAGAACATACATAGTGATTTTCTAGGTTGgatcgcttaagcgaccggtgAGCGAGCTGGCAAGCAAACCTTActggtagctactggaactcgttcgcttaaacgaaccaggtggtcgcttaagcgaagtgatGAGCGACCAGTAAGCGAACTTTCAATTGGCTACtgtaactcgttcgcttaagcgaaccaggtggtcgcttaagcgaacctgtTCCATTTCAGccactttaatcttttgttccggATCTTTGGGGGCCAATCTAAGCTTTCTTAGATGATtctttaaacatgtttaactattattaatcccctaaaacctactggaacaatgattAGCTTGCATAACTAGAATTTCTTcatttgagtcttaacttgggaaattttgggaattttgaactttgtcgaaaacaagttttgtaaacaaatgaagcttgcaagttgaacctacaactcatatagacttaggtaagacttgtaagagtggtcaaacatcttaatcatgtaaaagtgattttcgggtgggaatgtgaaaggttgtgaaaatggGGTTTTATATGAACTTAAGTTATTCTCGGGTTGATGACTAATGATCCGGAGGTAGCCTAAGTTCATGATTATATTttcgattaagattgtttgaaggttATTCCACTTGTCTATGTCGTTTTACTTTGGAATTTGTCAATGTTGGTCGGTGACCACTTGATATAGTtttggtcggaaatgtttcttaaaccaattgtcttatgaattgttATGATATTCctatatgactaagtgaagttgtatgaatgaatgattgtattgggatgagtatgctatcttacttaggatgtaagaaatgcttgaattggtgaaaccaCATGTGGTAattgatgttgagtgacattTGTTGATTTTGAGAATCATGTTGACAtgagatgatgaatactatgaattaattgtgtatgggcatgttttcttgataatgcaatgttgtggaggtaatcaatataattggatCTCGccctatatattgaggtgaaaattatggattgttgtcgcattatcgagtccttgtacatgtccatgcatcatagtagtgttgagattttatatgatgttttattcatattttggtttcggcctagcagagatctgTTGAGATCTAGTTGTGGACTTCGGTCTTGCAGAGATCCTTAGTGATCTAGATTTGTGGgcttcggccttgcagagaCCTTTGACGGTCTAGATttaggtgacgaccttgagatgatatggtaccacatgcatatttgtgTCGGTCTATATACACATCATGCATGAGTCTTATCGATTGAATGTGAcaggtgattgtgtatgaataattgtgaattgatatttgttcatgacacatgtgattggtgaatattaatgtgagatattggggttgatgtaagtatattttttagaatattattattgatcaaatgcttgatgttaaattgaaatattcatgttaactgtatttggattatgatgatgtaatacttaccccagtggttttaaccgtttacctgtctgtatggatgggtagacgttgtgcaggagtagtgcttggtgagttttgtgcttggtggatatcgggagttttctccgatatcggtgtttactgtttagtcggctctgatctaggcttcgttgtgtcggtctagattatcttttattttggacttgtttatatttggagattacccgtgtGTTGGGATTTTtcagatgcatctatgttgatgtaattattgattcataacatgtatttttggattactctgatttatattccgctgcgactgttgaggtttacatacatgtttatggtttttgaattttgaatgtggcgtagcctctatttcttgaataaatgcattattcgcatgtttaattgctttaatagaaataggagtgttacaaacATCACATTGTTCAGGGGGAGTTAACTCTAGCAAACTATTAATAGACTCAGGGATATAATTGATAGATATTTGGCAAGTGAACCAAATTCgatcgaagtaataaaaagtTCGTTTCCACGAGGACTATATTTAACTTCTACTTAgcaatttcattattaaaaaggatgtataaatttatattggtGCCCTAGGCAGTTGAGTTGATTTAGTAACATAAActgattaaaaacaataaagaattgGTTTTTCAGAAAATTGAGAGAAGTATGGTTAAGTCCTTCGAATCCTCCAAAGCTCTCCTATGGTAATTTGCACTCCTAAATATGATCAATGATTATTTAGTTTCACGACGGATTAACTTAGTAATTCTACCCAATCTCTTGACCTAGAATTCTCCCCGCAAGTGACAACCCCTTAATCTCTTAAGTGAATTCGAAACCATTGGAGGTATTAACGAACGTTAATCCCTATAtcataacctaataatgatcTATCTCTAACTTGATTACTTAGGTTAAACCTATTACCTAATTCAGAGTTAAGAGCCAGGGTTAGTGGTCATTCAATTTCTATGATCAATATGCATATTCATAacgctagggttaatagtctaTCATAAACGTACATAAGGCATTAAGCACAaagtaatatgaataaaaactaaactttcATTTATGTTCAAAGGAGTTCAACAAATTAGGGTTCCCATAGGATTACATCAGATTCATCTCAGGAATTAACCACAAAAGAATTAGTTACTCATAGCTAACGTATAAGCTAACTAACACAAGAAAAAGGATTCATACATGTGAAGGATGATTGACTCTTAGTTTTGATGGTTTCCAACCAGATCTCCAAGTCTCTGCTCCAAAATATGcctttaggtctcaaaattcGTGAACCCTTCTTCAGAAAACGCCTCTTACTATTTATAGGCTAAtgaaaatcggccaccgagcTCCGAAATCGGTGGCCGAAATCCCAAACTGCGTGCCCCAATAGTGCAGAATCGGCGCCCGATTTATGCTTATCGGCGGCCGATTTTTGTCGAACTCAAAGTCTGTAAATTGGCAGCAAAGCCGATTTATctaatcggtggccgatttcaatacttcaaacttcattttctttgtcttttttgGCTTGCAGCTTCATGAATTCCAATAAGAAACCCCCtaaaattacatgaaaaatgCCTACTAAAAGAGTAATGACAGAATGTCATCAATAATCAATCAAATTGCCCCTCGCATAAGACTCGTACTTCTTTCTCGAGAATCAAGCATTTGCATAAAACTCCAAAGTGAGTGTGTTGTGCACTTGCTCGAACACCATTCCATTCAGCAAATCTCATCCCTGTGTCCTTATTGAGGCCTCAAACTCAGGGTTTCTCACAAGTTTTAGAAGGTCAAAGACCCTATCTTGAATCACCTAGTATGACTTGGTGTTCTTGAAACGGTCCTTGGCATGGTTGTTCGAGAATCTGCCGGTAACAGATGGTGGTGgtttgtgtaacaccccgttttcccaacttaaaaatttcataacatttatcagagtattcaacacataaacggaatgctacacttcttaaaaatcataaatgagataaataacaatttatccttcaacataaattatccaaaacttcgcagcggatttaatataacatcataaatagtcttggcacgtaggcctcatcaaaacatctcataaaattcaattaacaacttaatcataagaattcatagtcaaatacgtaaggaatagaaaatatccacaaaagatctcatcccgttacgtatcagagcacctaaaagactcagtgagggatagccactcacgacagcaaacaacagcaacctactcttgatcacctgcaagttactcatacaaatagcaacatttccaagcaaaaggggtgagatttcacaaaacaataatattaaacaatataattcaaaaattatatttaacaacatgaaaacatcataatatcatcatagataaatatatatcatatatcacttcTTCAACAactcatataaagaatcacaacttaacatcttaacaacttaacaactctgacttgacaatgcgacttcaacttgactatgcaacttaaacctcttatatgcatgtggtaccaatccaagACAACAAGCCCTCAATgtattaagtattaatatacttccaaggcatcaagcccctaacttaattgagctaaagctctagggcatcaagcccccaacgtagtGAGCAACgactccagggcatcaagcccccaacaatgaatgctaatgcatggactcaacaattcaacctcttataaacaacgaCCTCTTATATACTTCCAATAATTTggtgtttctgaatacccattttgttccaataatgttcttctgaaaaggtttgggtacaagatcccacacatcattcctttgaaactgatttagctcttcttccACCATGGATACACATGCTGCCACCATCAAAACCTAACCTTTCAAAAATTTCCGAACAGAGAGAAGGAGAGGGAGGCTCGGCTATGGCAGAGGGAAAGTGTGAATTAACCTGGTTGATTGTATGCAATAGGTCCAAGAATCAAGATTATGCACTTGCATGTTGGTTTAGTTGGAAAATTTGGCAGAGTAACTTTACCTATGGAAGTTGTGATAATAGGTGGAATGAAGGTTTTATTTATAGGCTGGTTATATGGTGACACGGTTGTGTGTAATCGTGTCTCGATTTGGTTTGTAACGGTCAGATTTTTGAAAAACcaccaaatcgtgacacgattgggtATCATGGTGTCCCAATTGCTCAAGATTgccaattttgaaaaattttaaGTTCCAGAAATCATGACACAAATTGGCCATTGTGTCCCGATTTTACAATGTCGTGAGGACAACTTTTTGGacttagaaaaaaattaagagctTCAGAGGGAggcaaaatcgtgtcacgatgtacccaaatcgtgtcacgattttgtaAGAAAATTTTCTTTCATCTCTTTTTGTTTCCGctaaaagtatatattttttatactgaaatttaataaaaataaagcaataCCTGAAAGTAAAAAtggtgggttgcctcccaccaaACGCTTTCTTTTACGTCATTGAGTTTGACGCTTCAACCACTATTAGGGTGGCAAAAATGATAGAA belongs to Medicago truncatula cultivar Jemalong A17 chromosome 6, MtrunA17r5.0-ANR, whole genome shotgun sequence and includes:
- the LOC120580884 gene encoding protein ROH1, coding for MRFATRYKGSSIVNLRATQVHSMEYSSIDKELNLFQKHVSDRFNELSSISNDNLLSLSWVSKLLDTFLCCQEEFKMILHNNRSMVCKPPLDRLVNDFYERSVKALDVCNAIRDGVEQIRQWEKSLEIVLCALDHKRIIGEGQFRRAKKALVDLEIGKIDASSKDSNNVSSFGNRNRSFGRNIVSKDKDSSQVGHFRSLSWSVSRNWSAAKQLQALGTNLCFPKSNELVATNGLALAIYTMSSILLFTMWSLVAAIPCQERGLHLNFSVPRQLPWASPVMSLHERILEKSKKRERKNCCGLLKEIQEIEKCARGMNELADSLEFPLSEEKEEEVRVNVEDVVNVCEGLKDGLDPLERQVREVFHRIVRGRMEGLDSVS